The Microcoleus sp. FACHB-68 genomic interval CATCGCCGGTGATCACCGGCTGCAAATCCCTACGCCCTAGAGGATGCCGTAAGCGCAGGTGCAAGGCTTGCCCCAGCACAGGTTTAATCTCAACCGGCTGCTTTAATGCTGAACTTAGCTGGGTGGAACCCAAACCAGCAGCCAGCACAACCCAGTCCACCGGCATCGATCCGGCTGTTGTGTAAATGTGCCGGCAAACCTGCTGAGCATCAGGGTTTGTGGCCCGATTAAATTCTTCTGCCGCTACGCCAAACTTAAATATCACACCATTGCGCCTCGCAGCGTCAACCAAAGCTTGCGTTAGCGCCACCGGATCAACTTGCCGGTCTTGGGGTGAATAAATTGCGCCGGCTAGCTGCTGGCAACCAAGTTGAGGAAAGTTAGACTTAACCGCAGCTTTATCTAAAATTTTTAACGCCAAGCCTTGTGATCGGCGAATATCCGCCAATATTTGCCACTTAGCCATCTCCTCATCCGCAAAACATAGCATCAGAATGCCCTGCCGGTTGTAAGGAATTTGGCGACCCGTCAGCCTTTCTAACTCTGGAATTAACGTTTCATAGCGCTGCAGACTCGCAAGGCGCATTTGCCACGCCCTGCCCTTCACTTTCTGAGAAATCGCGCCCATTAAAACACCGAGGGCTGCGCCCGTAGCCGCCTCAGCCGGGGGTTGCCGGTCGAGTACCGTAATTTTTAACCCCTCAAGCCGGCTAAGTTCATAGGCGATCATCGCCCCAACGACACCGCACCCGATAACTGCAACATGACTCATTAATTTAATCTAGCAGGCGAGTGGAGGAGAGTGGGAGAGTGGCGGTTTACTTGTATCTATCTGCACTAAAGCGATCAAACTTTAAATGTGGAAGATTTGCTCTACAGTTGTGAGTTCATTTCACAAAGAAGTTTAGAGTTTAGATTTAAAAGCTCAATCTAAACTCCAAACT includes:
- a CDS encoding FAD-dependent oxidoreductase; amino-acid sequence: MSHVAVIGCGVVGAMIAYELSRLEGLKITVLDRQPPAEAATGAALGVLMGAISQKVKGRAWQMRLASLQRYETLIPELERLTGRQIPYNRQGILMLCFADEEMAKWQILADIRRSQGLALKILDKAAVKSNFPQLGCQQLAGAIYSPQDRQVDPVALTQALVDAARRNGVIFKFGVAAEEFNRATNPDAQQVCRHIYTTAGSMPVDWVVLAAGLGSTQLSSALKQPVEIKPVLGQALHLRLRHPLGRRDLQPVITGDDVHIVPCGAGSQAAGDYWVGATVEFSENGNEPVADATQLEAVLQQAIALCPALAEAAVIRKWSGLRPRPEGRPAPVIGHLTGYSNVLLATGHYRNGILLAPATAQAICQLIAPNPA